The Nitrososphaerota archaeon genome has a segment encoding these proteins:
- a CDS encoding UPF0147 family protein, which yields MNPKKAKQNEENLMKSIATLQSVSESPTTPRNIRKIIKDTITTLQNTTLSLGVRAANAISMLDEVSQDPNMPSFTRVTIWSAVSTLESIRD from the coding sequence ATGAATCCAAAGAAAGCAAAGCAGAACGAAGAGAACCTAATGAAGTCTATAGCAACACTGCAATCGGTTTCTGAAAGCCCTACTACGCCCAGAAACATTAGGAAGATTATCAAGGATACAATAACAACGCTTCAGAACACTACCCTTTCGCTTGGAGTCCGTGCGGCCAACGCGATAAGCATGCTGGATGAGGTTTCCCAAGACCCTAACATGCCATCTTTTACAAGGGTGACGATCTGGAGCGCGGTAAGCACTCTGGAGAGTATCAGAGATTAA